The Candidatus Thorarchaeota archaeon sequence GCCGGCATAGATGATGGCAATCTCGTCTGCTGTCTGCGCTAACACCCCGAGATTGTGGGTTACAAGTATCATCGTCAGGTTGAAGTCGTTCTTGAGGTCCGCCATCTCCTTCAGTATCTGGGCCTCGACTATCACATCCAGAGAGGTCGTTGGCTCGTCTGCTATGAGTAGACGCGGCTTCAGGGCCAGTGCCAGACCAATCATGACCCTCTGTCGCATACCCCCCGAGAACTGATGAGGGTAGTCTGACATCCTCTCCGGTCGTATGCCGAGTTTCTCGAGGGTTTCTCCTGCCTGCCGGAGTGCCTCGTCCTTGGTGGTCCCGGGGCAATGTGCACAGATGAGTTCGGTGAAGTGCCTTCCAATCGAACTCATCGGGTTCAGTGAGGTCATGGGGTCCTGGAATATGTAGGCAATCTGCTGACCGCGCAGTGCCCTCATTTGCTCTTCCGACAGTCTGAGCAGGTTCAGTTTTCCCTTGGGGACTGTGGTCTGTCCACACTCTATGTCTCTGTCAGTCACGAGATGAATCTCCCCGCTCGTGATGACCCCGGGATACGGCACAAGTCTCATGATGGCGCGCCCCAGCGTTGACTTGCCGCAGCCACTCTCTCCTGCCAGTCCAAGTGTGCGATTCTCGGCGAGGGACAAGGAGACTCGGTCGATTCCCTTTGCAACCCCGCGTCTTGTCCTGTACTCAACCGTGAGGTCCTTGATAGTCAGTAGGTCGACCATGTTGATCACTCCCTCAGTCTTGGCGTGAGTATCTCGTTGAATCCCTCACCTGCAAGCGTGAAACCCAATGCAAGCAGCACTATCATCAGTCCGGGGAAGGTGATGACCCACCACGCCCCGCTGAGCAGCTGGAGCCATCCGAAGGTGAGGTCCCAACCCCAGTCTGCAATATCAATGGGCAGTCCCAGTCCCACGAATGTCAGTCCGGCAGCAGTGAGCACAGCGTCTGCGAAGTTCAGCGACATGACTACAATCGAAGAGGGCAGGACATTTGGCAGGATGTATCTGAGCATGATGCTACGGTCTGGCGCCCCCATTACTCTTGCGGCTTCCACGTAGGGCAGTTCCCTGATTGTGAAGACCTGGCTCCTTATGACCCGGTAGTAGGAGGGTACGTAGACCACCGCGATGGCGAGCGCCATGTTCACCACACCCGGGCCCAGCATGGCCGCAATCGCTATGGCGAGGACCAGACCCGGAAACGCAAAGATGCTGTCCATGATGAGGGAAACGACACGGTCCACCTTTCCGCTCCAGAATGAGGCGGCAAGGCCGACAGGCACACCGATGATGAAGCAGATGGACACGGAGAGGACGGCCACTTGCAGCATGGTAGCTCCTCCTGCGATTGTCCTGCTAAGAAGGTCTTGACCAAGCGAGGTCGTCCCCAGGGGGAACTGCGGTGAAGGTGGTTCCAATGGCCTTCCAACGTCGAGCGTGAACGGCTTGTATGGCACTATGTAGAGTGAAACGGCAGTCATGTAGACTATCGCGAAGACTATGACTAGGCCCGCCGTCGCAAGAAGAGCTGGTGTTCCCCGATCTCTCATCTTCGGGTATCCCACTACTAGTACCGACATGAGAGCTGTGAGCGCGCCACCTCCCACTGCTATGGACATGACGATACTGATTCCCTCTGCCGGGAGCAATAGGCCTGCAAGCAGTCCGCCTAGACCTGAGACGAGTACGATTGACAGCAACAGTGCTGCCATTTGCTGCCTCAAGCTCTGTGCTTTCTGACCGTTGCGGCGACCTATAGAATGTCGTGCCACCCACAGGAGGAGCCGCCTGAAGAACGGGGTAGCAACACACACCAGAACGGTGGCTCCGACAACTGGCAGACCGATACCACTGTTGGAGCGCAATGCCAGTCCAACAAGGCCCGTGACTATCGACAGCGCGAGGACAACCGTCAATAGCAATGCGATCCTGAGTCTCATTGACGCCCTTGCGATGGGCTCCTTTGCCTTGGACAGTCCAAGCAGAACACCTCTGACAAGCTGGTCTTGTTTCACTCTTCGTTCCTCCATCAGAGCCTTATCCTGGGGTCAAGCCACGCATATATGATGTCCACGACCAGAGTCACGAGGGTCACGAGTACTCCAAAGAAGACCACAGTGCCCTGAATGGCAGTGTAGTCACGGTGATTGATTCTCTGTACGAGGTATGTGCCGAGACCCTGCCAGCTGAAGGTTGTTTCAGTGAGTACTGCACCAGCAAGAAGTGTGGCGAACTGGAGCCCTATCATCGTTAGAATCGGCAGGAATGCGTTCTTGAGGGCGTAAGTGTACGTGATGGTCTTGGCCGGCAGCCCTCGCGCCTCCGCTGCAACAACAAAGTCCGTCCTAAGAGTCTCGAGCATATTGGTACGCGTCAGACGAATGAATATCCCACAGAGAATGGTGCCCAGAGTCACAGATGGCAAAACCAGATACTTCATTGCAATCAAGAAGCCGTAGAGGTTGCCTGTCAGTAAGCTGTCAACGGTGTACATGCCTGTTATTCTTGGAGGCAGGAACGCGTCAGCAAGTCTTGGGTCAAAGCGTCCACCAGTTGGCAGCCAGTTCAACCAGATGCCGAAGATGAGCTGGAATATCATGCCCAAGAAGAAGACAGGTATGGCGTATGTGACTATGCCTGCCACCCTGATTGCGTTGTCTGTCGTTGTACCATATCGCTTTGCAGACCTTATGCCCAGTGCAGTCCCCAGGAGTACAGCGAACAACAGCGAGTAGATTGCAAGTTCAAGGGTGGCGGGAAATCGACTGTAGATGTGCGATGATATGGATGAGAAGTCTTGCATCGACTTTCCCAAGTCGCCCATGAAAAGACCTGCGATGTAGTTCACGTACTGCTCGATGAGTGGGCGGTCAAGTCCAAGTTCCTGCTTGAACTCGGCGAGCGTAGCAGGGTCCACGTTCTTCTCAAAGTGTAACAGTGCTGGGTCACCGGGTACGACTCGCAGGACAACAAAGACCAGCGTCAGAAGAAAGAACACCATCGGGATGGCAAGTGCAATCCGTGTAGCTATGTATGATCTCAGAGTCATTTGCTGTCACCAATCGTTTGCTTCTGTGCGACTCACGAGGGACCCTATCCGCCTCATGACGGCATGAACTGATGCCGAGCGGTGAAGAACCTCCTCTTTTAGATTGTGCTCCAAGCCGGTATCAGCAATCGTACTAAACATCTGTCAAAGGAAATGTGGACAAGAGGTACGTGCGTAAAGGTGCCAGTGACTGTCAACATGGATGGTGTCTTGGACTCCGGCTTCTTGGTGCACCAGCCATTATGATGGCGGCCGGGCCAAGTTTCAACGGCCATCACAAAAAGAGGGAGATTGCGCCAGGAACTCCTGACGCATCTCTTCAGCTAAACTGCTTTACGGTCCTGTTGTCGCTGGAGACCCAAGATAGAGCAACCAGTGACGCCAGTTGACGGTGATGTCGAGTATTACGCCGTGAACAGTCGTCTTGGTCACAGCAATGGTGTTGCTCTGCCACAACGGAATCACGGAGCACTCGTCGGCCTGCAAGTCCTGAAGACTGTAGTATGCAGCCTGTCGTGCAGCCGGAGTAGTTGCGCTTCGGCCAGCAACCCAGAGGTTATACTGTGCCACACCGCCAGCGGGGTATGTGCTGTTGTAGCCCATGTTGAGCCACGAGGCAAAGGGCAGGAACGCATAGTTGTCTGGGT is a genomic window containing:
- a CDS encoding ABC transporter ATP-binding protein, with amino-acid sequence MVDLLTIKDLTVEYRTRRGVAKGIDRVSLSLAENRTLGLAGESGCGKSTLGRAIMRLVPYPGVITSGEIHLVTDRDIECGQTTVPKGKLNLLRLSEEQMRALRGQQIAYIFQDPMTSLNPMSSIGRHFTELICAHCPGTTKDEALRQAGETLEKLGIRPERMSDYPHQFSGGMRQRVMIGLALALKPRLLIADEPTTSLDVIVEAQILKEMADLKNDFNLTMILVTHNLGVLAQTADEIAIIYAGRVVELAETEALFENPQHPYTRALLQSVPDVTQPKKRLSWIPGAPPDLVCPLPGCMFRPRCPNAMSVCESVEPQLTESFSGGRVACHLYGGV
- a CDS encoding ABC transporter permease translates to MSVLVVGYPKMRDRGTPALLATAGLVIVFAIVYMTAVSLYIVPYKPFTLDVGRPLEPPSPQFPLGTTSLGQDLLSRTIAGGATMLQVAVLSVSICFIIGVPVGLAASFWSGKVDRVVSLIMDSIFAFPGLVLAIAIAAMLGPGVVNMALAIAVVYVPSYYRVIRSQVFTIRELPYVEAARVMGAPDRSIMLRYILPNVLPSSIVVMSLNFADAVLTAAGLTFVGLGLPIDIADWGWDLTFGWLQLLSGAWWVITFPGLMIVLLALGFTLAGEGFNEILTPRLRE
- a CDS encoding ABC transporter permease, with the translated sequence MTLRSYIATRIALAIPMVFFLLTLVFVVLRVVPGDPALLHFEKNVDPATLAEFKQELGLDRPLIEQYVNYIAGLFMGDLGKSMQDFSSISSHIYSRFPATLELAIYSLLFAVLLGTALGIRSAKRYGTTTDNAIRVAGIVTYAIPVFFLGMIFQLIFGIWLNWLPTGGRFDPRLADAFLPPRITGMYTVDSLLTGNLYGFLIAMKYLVLPSVTLGTILCGIFIRLTRTNMLETLRTDFVVAAEARGLPAKTITYTYALKNAFLPILTMIGLQFATLLAGAVLTETTFSWQGLGTYLVQRINHRDYTAIQGTVVFFGVLVTLVTLVVDIIYAWLDPRIRL